One window from the genome of Streptomyces sp. NBC_01476 encodes:
- a CDS encoding CGNR zinc finger domain-containing protein has protein sequence MGALGFDSGRVCLDLVATGEGPALGSARGLRGWVYDAGLVPAGIEVGVAADWLGPFLTLRGRLERMVGAELGGLPQAAQDVAGLNEAARPAPPAPAAVLGEAGTLTKGLAGAPGCEQLLAVVARDAVELFTDPVARAQLRRCEGENCPRVYLDTSRGGRRRWCSSEVCGNRERVARHRRRTTLRTTRG, from the coding sequence ATGGGGGCTCTGGGATTCGACAGCGGCCGGGTCTGTCTGGACCTGGTGGCGACGGGGGAAGGGCCGGCGCTCGGGTCGGCACGGGGATTACGGGGATGGGTGTACGACGCGGGACTGGTGCCCGCGGGCATCGAGGTGGGGGTCGCGGCGGACTGGCTGGGGCCGTTCCTGACGCTGCGGGGGCGGCTGGAGCGGATGGTGGGCGCCGAACTCGGCGGCCTGCCGCAGGCGGCGCAGGACGTGGCGGGGCTGAACGAGGCGGCACGGCCCGCGCCGCCCGCGCCCGCCGCGGTGCTGGGGGAGGCCGGGACGCTCACCAAGGGCCTCGCGGGCGCGCCGGGCTGCGAGCAGCTGCTCGCCGTGGTCGCCCGGGACGCGGTGGAGCTGTTCACCGATCCGGTGGCCCGTGCGCAGCTCAGACGGTGCGAGGGGGAGAACTGCCCCCGGGTCTATCTGGACACCTCGCGGGGCGGACGGCGCCGCTGGTGCAGCAGTGAGGTGTGCGGAAACCGGGAACGGGTGGCCCGCCACCGGCGCCGTACCACGCTCAGGACCACCCGGGGCTGA
- a CDS encoding uroporphyrinogen-III synthase — translation MYAKGSGEPAAVPPLAGFTVGVTAARRADELAALLERRGAVVLRAPALRIVPLSDDAELLDATKQLLDDAPDVVIATTAIGFRGWIEAADGWGLGEALLRRLDGVELLARGPKVRGAVRAAGLKEAWSPASESMAEVLERLLDEGVEGRCVAVQLHGEPLPGFSEALREAGARVVGVPVYRWTAPEDLGPVDRLLDVVVAGGVDAVSFTSAPAAASLLARAERRGQLRELLEAFRGGAVLAACVGPVTALPLQAHDVPTQAPERFRLGPLVQLIANELPGRVRPLPVAGHRLEIRGQAAVVDGGLRAVPPAGMSLLRALARRPGWVVSRGDLLRVLPGAGRDEHAVETAMARLRVALGAPKLIQTVVKRGYRLSLDPHAEGKYVPSPR, via the coding sequence ATGTACGCGAAGGGAAGCGGCGAGCCGGCGGCGGTGCCGCCGCTGGCGGGTTTCACCGTCGGAGTGACGGCCGCCCGCCGCGCGGACGAACTGGCCGCGCTGCTGGAGCGGCGCGGGGCGGTGGTGCTGCGGGCACCGGCGCTGCGGATCGTGCCGCTCTCGGACGACGCCGAACTCCTCGACGCCACCAAGCAGTTGCTCGACGACGCGCCTGATGTGGTGATCGCCACCACGGCGATCGGTTTCCGCGGCTGGATCGAGGCCGCGGACGGCTGGGGCCTCGGGGAGGCACTCCTGCGCCGGCTCGACGGGGTCGAACTGCTCGCGAGGGGACCGAAGGTGCGCGGCGCGGTACGGGCCGCCGGCCTCAAGGAGGCGTGGTCGCCGGCCTCGGAGTCGATGGCCGAAGTGCTGGAGCGGCTGCTCGACGAAGGGGTCGAAGGGCGGTGCGTGGCCGTGCAGTTGCACGGGGAGCCGCTGCCCGGCTTCAGTGAGGCGCTGCGCGAGGCCGGGGCACGGGTGGTGGGCGTGCCGGTGTACCGGTGGACCGCGCCGGAGGATTTGGGGCCGGTGGACCGGCTGCTGGACGTGGTGGTGGCGGGCGGTGTGGACGCGGTGAGCTTCACCAGTGCGCCGGCCGCCGCGTCGCTGCTGGCCCGGGCCGAACGGCGGGGGCAGCTGCGGGAGTTGCTGGAGGCGTTCCGCGGCGGGGCGGTGCTGGCGGCGTGCGTGGGGCCGGTGACGGCGCTGCCGTTGCAGGCGCACGACGTGCCGACGCAGGCCCCGGAGCGGTTCAGGCTCGGCCCGCTGGTGCAGCTCATCGCGAATGAACTGCCAGGGCGGGTACGGCCGTTGCCGGTCGCCGGGCACCGGCTGGAGATCCGGGGGCAGGCGGCGGTGGTGGACGGCGGGCTGCGGGCGGTGCCGCCGGCCGGGATGTCGCTGCTGCGGGCGCTGGCACGGCGGCCCGGATGGGTGGTCTCCCGGGGGGACTTGCTGCGGGTGCTCCCCGGGGCCGGGCGGGACGAGCACGCCGTCGAGACGGCGATGGCGCGGCTGCGGGTGGCGCTGGGGGCGCCGAAGCTGATCCAGACGGTGGTCAAGCGGGGCTACCGGCTGTCGCTCGACCCCCACGCCGAGGGCAAGTACGTGCCGTCGCCCCGCTGA
- a CDS encoding nitrate/nitrite transporter: MGRWIDTWDPEDETFWDEGGGRRIAGRNLAFSVLSEHIGFSVWSLWSVMVLFMGPGYGVDPAGKFFLVALPTLVGGVLRVPYTFAVAWFGGRNWTVVSALLLLIPTVTAAFVVKPGVSYGTLMTVAALTGVGGGNFASSMTNINSFYPLRRKGWALGLNAGGGNLGVAAIQLVGLLVIGTAGAAHPRIVLAVYIPLIVLAALLAALFMDNLSSVRSDTGAAVEAAKDPHTWIMSLLYVGTFGSFIGYSFAFGLVLQNQFGRTPLQAAYLTFIGPLLGSLVRPVGGRLADRLGGSRITWWNFLAMAVATTVVIVASQARSLAVFLVGFIALFVLSGIGNGSSYKMIPAIFQRKAEARGLTGDAAAAYGRRLSGASMGLIGAVGALGGVGINLAFRESFLHAGSGTPAFVSFLVCYALCYAVTWAVYLRRPAGLPAGTGQGVPASATVPARV, translated from the coding sequence ATGGGGCGCTGGATCGACACGTGGGACCCCGAGGACGAGACGTTCTGGGACGAGGGCGGGGGCCGCCGGATCGCCGGCCGCAATCTCGCCTTCTCCGTGCTCAGCGAGCACATCGGCTTCTCGGTGTGGAGCCTGTGGTCGGTGATGGTGCTCTTCATGGGCCCCGGATACGGCGTCGACCCGGCCGGGAAGTTCTTCCTCGTGGCGCTGCCGACGCTGGTCGGCGGGGTGCTCCGGGTCCCGTACACCTTCGCCGTCGCGTGGTTCGGCGGCCGCAACTGGACCGTGGTCAGCGCGCTGCTGCTGCTGATCCCGACCGTGACCGCCGCCTTCGTGGTCAAGCCCGGGGTGTCCTACGGAACGCTGATGACGGTGGCCGCGCTGACCGGCGTCGGCGGCGGCAACTTCGCCTCCTCGATGACGAACATCAACTCCTTCTACCCGCTGCGCCGCAAAGGCTGGGCGCTCGGCCTGAACGCCGGCGGCGGGAATCTGGGCGTCGCCGCGATCCAGCTGGTCGGGCTGCTCGTGATCGGCACGGCGGGGGCCGCCCATCCGCGGATCGTGCTCGCGGTGTACATCCCGCTGATCGTGCTGGCGGCGCTGCTCGCCGCGCTCTTCATGGACAACCTGAGCAGCGTCCGCAGCGACACCGGCGCGGCCGTCGAGGCGGCGAAGGACCCGCACACCTGGATCATGTCGCTGCTGTACGTGGGGACCTTCGGCTCCTTCATCGGCTACAGCTTCGCCTTCGGCCTCGTGCTGCAGAACCAGTTCGGCAGGACCCCACTGCAGGCGGCGTACCTGACCTTCATCGGGCCGCTGCTGGGGTCACTGGTACGGCCGGTGGGCGGGCGGCTCGCGGACCGGCTGGGCGGCAGCCGGATCACCTGGTGGAACTTCCTCGCGATGGCGGTGGCGACCACCGTGGTGATCGTCGCGTCGCAGGCGCGGTCACTGGCGGTGTTCCTGGTCGGCTTCATCGCGCTCTTCGTGCTCAGCGGGATCGGCAACGGGTCCTCGTACAAGATGATTCCGGCGATCTTCCAGCGCAAGGCCGAGGCGCGGGGGCTCACCGGGGACGCCGCGGCGGCGTACGGCCGGCGGCTGTCGGGGGCGTCGATGGGACTGATCGGCGCGGTCGGGGCGCTCGGCGGGGTCGGAATCAACCTGGCCTTCCGGGAGTCGTTCCTGCACGCGGGGAGCGGGACCCCGGCGTTCGTCTCCTTTCTGGTGTGTTACGCGCTCTGCTACGCGGTCACCTGGGCCGTATACCTGCGGCGGCCTGCTGGGCTACCGGCCGGTACCGGTCAGGGGGTCCCTGCCTCGGCGACGGTCCCGGCGCGGGTGTGA